A single region of the Actinoplanes sp. SE50/110 genome encodes:
- a CDS encoding sensor histidine kinase KdpD: protein MRDILLIGLYSLAAGTAVGVCGAGLLRLLRGRSIAVHVCVLLGITITAVVAGVTTVARAMFLSAHDMQVVLLTVAASALVSLALGIVFGRRLAAAAVWAAEARERERRMEAGRRELVAWVSHDLRTPLAGLRAMTEALQDGVVADRAGVAEYHRRIAAETDRMSGLVDDLFELSRIHAGTLRLTPASLPLRDVVSDAVAAVGPLAAGRGIRVVAACDSWPTVTGGVAELNRIVSNLLTNSVRYTPANGIIEISAGGDTREVWFAVSDSCGGIPEEDLPRLFDVAFRGSRARTPDDGATGAGGGLGLAIVRGLVEAHGGRVGAHNITGGCRFEVRLPA, encoded by the coding sequence ATGCGTGACATCCTGCTGATCGGCCTCTACTCGCTGGCCGCCGGCACCGCCGTCGGCGTGTGCGGCGCCGGCCTGCTCCGGCTGCTCCGCGGCCGATCGATCGCCGTGCACGTCTGCGTGCTGCTCGGCATCACCATCACCGCGGTCGTCGCCGGGGTCACCACGGTCGCCCGGGCGATGTTCCTGTCCGCCCACGACATGCAGGTCGTGCTGCTCACCGTCGCCGCCTCGGCCCTGGTCAGCCTGGCTTTGGGCATCGTCTTCGGCCGGCGCCTGGCGGCCGCCGCGGTGTGGGCCGCCGAAGCCCGCGAACGGGAACGCCGGATGGAAGCCGGCCGCCGCGAACTCGTCGCCTGGGTCTCCCACGACCTGCGCACCCCGCTCGCCGGCCTGCGCGCGATGACCGAGGCCCTGCAGGACGGTGTCGTCGCCGACCGGGCCGGCGTCGCCGAATACCACCGCCGGATCGCGGCCGAAACCGATCGGATGAGCGGCCTGGTCGACGACCTGTTCGAACTGTCCCGCATCCACGCCGGCACGCTCCGGCTGACCCCGGCCAGCCTGCCCCTGCGGGACGTGGTCTCGGACGCGGTCGCCGCGGTCGGCCCGCTCGCCGCCGGCCGCGGCATCCGGGTCGTCGCCGCCTGCGACAGCTGGCCCACGGTGACCGGGGGAGTGGCCGAACTCAACCGGATCGTCAGCAACCTGCTCACCAATTCGGTCCGCTACACCCCGGCGAACGGCATCATCGAGATCTCCGCCGGCGGCGACACCCGCGAGGTGTGGTTCGCCGTCTCGGACAGCTGCGGCGGCATCCCCGAGGAGGACCTGCCCCGCCTCTTCGACGTCGCCTTCCGCGGCAGCCGCGCCCGCACCCCGGACGACGGCGCGACCGGCGCCGGCGGCGGCCTCGGCCTGGCCATCGTCCGCGGCCTGGTCGAAGCCCACGGCGGCCGGGTCGGCGCCCACAACATCACCGGCGGTTGCCGCTTCGAGGTCCGCCTGCCCGCCTGA
- a CDS encoding class I SAM-dependent methyltransferase — translation MTALLELGQALKAAGYEFTTVTPATHARVNARPANAEAHDLRDVFGWSRPFRPAVLPAGLLELLRAADAVEADGELLRSRVRFSTYDGDLFLHSAFPTDAADSVFFGPDTYRMADAVAAHLESRAEPVARAVDIGCGTGAGAITIAKRAPGAEVLAVDINDTALRYAQINARLAGTPGVTPRRSDLLDHVDGDLDLIVSNPPFMVDPAGRTYRDGGGADGNDLSLRIVDAAAKRLAPGGALVLFSGTGIVGGRDPLHTAAAERLSGTDLTWTYREVDPDVYGEELDGPAYAHAERIAVVLLTATRPW, via the coding sequence GTGACCGCACTGCTGGAACTCGGGCAGGCGCTGAAAGCGGCCGGCTACGAGTTCACCACGGTCACGCCGGCCACCCACGCGCGGGTCAACGCGCGGCCGGCCAACGCGGAGGCGCACGACCTGCGGGACGTGTTCGGCTGGAGCCGGCCGTTCCGGCCCGCGGTGCTGCCGGCCGGCCTGCTGGAGCTGCTGCGGGCGGCCGACGCCGTCGAGGCGGATGGGGAACTGCTGCGCAGCCGGGTGCGGTTCTCGACGTACGACGGCGATCTGTTCCTGCACTCCGCCTTTCCGACCGACGCGGCGGACTCGGTGTTCTTCGGCCCGGACACCTACCGCATGGCGGACGCCGTCGCCGCCCACCTGGAAAGCCGGGCGGAACCGGTGGCCAGGGCGGTGGACATCGGTTGCGGCACCGGCGCGGGCGCGATCACGATCGCGAAGCGGGCGCCCGGGGCCGAGGTCCTGGCGGTCGACATCAACGACACGGCGCTGCGGTACGCGCAGATCAACGCCCGCCTCGCCGGCACCCCCGGGGTCACGCCGCGGCGCAGCGACCTGCTCGACCACGTCGACGGCGACCTCGACCTGATCGTGTCGAACCCGCCGTTCATGGTCGACCCGGCCGGGCGCACCTACCGCGACGGTGGTGGCGCCGACGGCAACGACCTGAGCCTGCGGATCGTCGACGCGGCCGCCAAACGGCTCGCCCCGGGCGGCGCGCTGGTGCTGTTCAGCGGCACCGGGATCGTCGGCGGCCGGGACCCGCTGCACACCGCCGCCGCCGAACGGCTGTCCGGAACCGACCTGACCTGGACGTACCGGGAGGTCGATCCGGACGTGTACGGCGAGGAGCTGGACGGCCCGGCCTACGCGCACGCCGAACGGATCGCGGTGGTGCTGCTGACCGCCACCCGCCCATGGTGA
- a CDS encoding SPW repeat protein, with protein sequence MHLSPPLRHWHPARDSKRLISEFLHTPSELMVLAGVWLTAAPLLFDHQAAVVAYAGWSDVLSGLALVVLAYVRAVDPFGTDWVNAVTGLVAVWVMVSPFVRGYTGSTTATWNDLITGAVVIGLSAASWHFRRSEARRQGMEPPE encoded by the coding sequence ATGCATCTGAGCCCACCCCTGCGGCACTGGCATCCGGCCCGCGACAGCAAACGGTTGATCTCCGAGTTCCTGCACACCCCCAGCGAGCTGATGGTGCTGGCCGGGGTCTGGCTGACCGCCGCGCCGCTGCTTTTCGACCATCAGGCGGCGGTGGTGGCGTACGCCGGTTGGAGTGATGTCCTGTCGGGCCTTGCCCTGGTCGTCCTGGCCTATGTGCGCGCCGTGGATCCGTTCGGCACCGACTGGGTCAATGCGGTGACCGGGCTGGTCGCGGTCTGGGTGATGGTCTCGCCGTTCGTGCGGGGGTACACCGGTTCGACGACGGCGACCTGGAACGATCTGATCACCGGCGCCGTGGTGATCGGGTTGAGTGCCGCGAGCTGGCACTTCCGGCGCAGCGAAGCCCGTCGTCAGGGGATGGAGCCGCCGGAATGA
- a CDS encoding ferredoxin, producing MTTIVADLDRCVGAGQCVLTDPDAFDQSEQDGTVVVLRDTPADDEAVERARTAVDICPSRALSLTN from the coding sequence ATGACCACGATCGTGGCGGACCTCGACCGCTGCGTCGGAGCGGGCCAGTGCGTCCTGACCGACCCCGACGCCTTCGACCAGAGCGAGCAGGACGGCACCGTCGTCGTCCTGCGGGACACCCCGGCGGACGACGAGGCCGTCGAGCGGGCACGGACAGCCGTCGACATCTGCCCGAGCCGGGCCCTGTCCCTGACGAATTAG
- a CDS encoding DJ-1/PfpI family protein — MRRLLRIVLALVALSGGLIAIPDYAVATAPEPQIVVVPAFTDPAAAAEAPLRELVNRVHRRGGLVMSVCSGAKVLAATGLLDGRRATSFWADLPGLRHDHPATTWLAGTRWVEDGSVLTTAGVSSGILGALHLVDRYAGPAEAARITARLHYPDAPVPGRHLSLADYPYGLHAVLPWFQPTYGLGLTDGVPETDTAAAAELYGGVGFTARVVPVGDHRIVTTAHGLRLVATPIGDAPHLDRLIVPGVTATTLTGAPTFLPRTAARPGDSAFDPVLRDIARTDGRATAVTAAKYIEYPVPDLPASGRPWRLILLTFALVTVVIAIAAGRWRIKRATQGIRAA; from the coding sequence ATGCGGCGCCTGCTGCGGATCGTGCTCGCTCTGGTCGCCCTCTCCGGCGGCCTCATCGCGATCCCGGACTACGCCGTGGCCACGGCTCCGGAGCCACAGATCGTGGTCGTCCCGGCGTTCACCGATCCCGCCGCGGCGGCGGAGGCCCCCCTGCGGGAGCTGGTGAACCGCGTACACCGTCGTGGTGGTCTGGTCATGAGCGTCTGCTCCGGCGCCAAGGTCCTGGCCGCGACCGGCCTCCTCGACGGCCGCCGGGCCACATCCTTCTGGGCCGACCTGCCCGGCCTGCGCCACGACCACCCGGCCACCACCTGGCTCGCCGGCACCCGCTGGGTCGAGGACGGCAGCGTGCTGACCACGGCCGGCGTCAGCTCCGGCATCCTCGGCGCCCTGCACCTGGTCGACCGGTACGCCGGTCCCGCCGAGGCTGCCCGGATCACCGCCCGCCTCCACTACCCGGACGCCCCGGTTCCCGGACGCCACCTCTCGCTCGCCGACTACCCGTACGGCCTGCACGCGGTGCTGCCCTGGTTCCAGCCCACCTACGGCCTGGGCCTCACCGACGGCGTGCCCGAAACAGACACCGCCGCGGCGGCCGAGCTGTACGGCGGCGTCGGCTTCACCGCCCGCGTCGTCCCGGTCGGCGACCACCGCATCGTCACCACCGCACACGGCCTGCGGCTGGTCGCCACCCCGATCGGCGACGCGCCCCACCTGGACCGGCTGATCGTGCCGGGCGTGACCGCGACGACGCTGACCGGCGCCCCCACCTTCCTGCCGCGGACCGCGGCCCGGCCCGGCGACTCGGCGTTCGACCCGGTCCTGCGCGACATCGCCCGCACCGACGGCCGGGCGACCGCCGTCACGGCCGCCAAGTACATCGAATACCCGGTGCCCGACCTGCCCGCCTCCGGCCGCCCGTGGCGGCTCATCCTGCTCACGTTCGCGCTGGTCACCGTCGTGATCGCGATTGCGGCCGGTCGATGGCGCATAAAGCGGGCGACGCAGGGCATCCGGGCCGCATGA
- a CDS encoding TetR/AcrR family transcriptional regulator, producing the protein MRAETTRLRADAQRNRDQIVAVARVVFAEIGPGAPMDEIARRAGVGVGTLYRRFPDRGALLRAVALESLAAVLADAHAAIEEEPTAWDALTRIVRRAVDLRFSTHVTMMDEHTRQALREAPDFRHTRAAVLGVVEHLVERAQAEGSMRSDVGAGDVFAVVSLLLKPPPSRSAEMSDLLMRRCMTLILDGLHSGGQSVLPGDPISVTDLHLDS; encoded by the coding sequence ATGAGGGCCGAGACAACACGACTGCGGGCCGACGCCCAGCGCAACCGCGACCAGATCGTCGCCGTGGCCCGCGTCGTGTTCGCCGAGATCGGCCCGGGGGCGCCGATGGACGAGATCGCCCGGCGGGCCGGGGTCGGCGTCGGCACACTCTACCGCCGCTTCCCTGACCGGGGGGCTCTGCTGCGCGCCGTGGCCCTGGAGAGCCTCGCGGCGGTCCTGGCCGACGCCCACGCCGCGATCGAGGAGGAGCCGACCGCCTGGGACGCCCTCACGCGGATCGTCCGCCGGGCCGTCGACCTGCGGTTCAGCACACACGTCACCATGATGGACGAGCACACGCGGCAGGCCCTGCGAGAGGCACCCGACTTCCGGCACACCCGCGCCGCGGTGCTCGGCGTGGTGGAGCACCTGGTCGAGCGGGCCCAGGCCGAGGGCTCGATGCGCTCCGACGTCGGCGCCGGTGACGTGTTCGCGGTGGTGTCTCTCCTGCTCAAACCGCCACCGAGCCGGTCCGCGGAGATGTCCGACCTGCTGATGCGGCGCTGCATGACGCTCATCCTGGACGGCCTGCACTCCGGCGGGCAGAGCGTGCTTCCCGGCGACCCGATCAGCGTGACCGACCTCCACCTGGATTCCTGA
- a CDS encoding Mov34/MPN/PAD-1 family protein: MRIRRAVFDGIVAHCLAVHPITACGLVAGPIGSNRPERFIPMWNAAASMTFYEFDPHQQLAVWREMDANDEEPVAIYYSHTATEAFPSRTTVAFAGEKNAHYIIVSTRDPDAVQFRSFLIRDGEVTEEPVEVI, encoded by the coding sequence CTGCGAATCCGCCGGGCAGTATTCGACGGCATCGTGGCGCATTGCCTGGCGGTTCATCCCATCACAGCGTGCGGCCTGGTCGCGGGCCCGATCGGTTCGAACCGGCCGGAACGTTTCATTCCGATGTGGAACGCCGCCGCATCGATGACATTCTACGAGTTCGATCCGCACCAGCAGCTTGCCGTCTGGCGAGAGATGGATGCCAACGATGAGGAGCCGGTAGCGATCTACTACTCTCACACCGCTACGGAAGCCTTCCCATCACGAACCACTGTCGCGTTCGCCGGCGAGAAGAACGCGCACTACATTATCGTGTCGACCCGCGATCCCGACGCCGTCCAATTCCGATCGTTTTTGATCCGGGACGGTGAGGTAACCGAGGAGCCTGTCGAGGTGATCTAA
- a CDS encoding CDGSH iron-sulfur domain-containing protein yields MTSTITPYEDGPLIVRGDFELRTPDGDVIDPARATIALCRCGKSADKPFCDGTHKTFRFRAGTGRDNDPPALLTQGGQPAPEGR; encoded by the coding sequence ATGACATCGACCATCACCCCGTACGAGGACGGCCCGCTGATCGTGCGCGGCGACTTCGAGCTGCGCACCCCGGACGGCGACGTGATCGACCCGGCGCGCGCCACGATCGCGCTGTGCCGGTGCGGCAAGTCGGCGGACAAGCCGTTCTGCGACGGCACCCACAAGACGTTCCGGTTCCGGGCCGGAACCGGACGCGACAACGACCCGCCGGCGCTGCTGACCCAGGGCGGCCAGCCGGCTCCAGAAGGGCGCTAG
- a CDS encoding cytochrome P450, with protein MTAPALQTTRRCPYAPPDEHTRIRDTGSGISRLTLPSGQVAWALSRLEHIRAMLTDPRFSSDRQHPNFPRFTREQPGFDLMRPSIIQLDPPQHGPARKAVVGEFTVRRMAALRPRIQQIVDDHIDAMLAGPRPADLVPALALPVPSLVICEQLGVPYRDHEFFQSHSSALLSRAVTAEYRRQAATELRDYLKDLIAEKAADPPDDLLGRQLAQGNDPEDVLSLAFLLLIAGHETTANMISLGVVTLLERPADLAALREDPARTLPAIEELLRVYTIAEFANSRVAVEDVPIGGVTIRAGDPVLALSNAANHDPSAFDEAEEIKLDRGARNHVAFGFGIHQCLGQNLARMELQIVFDTLLRRIPTLRLAQPADRLPYKDDAFIYGIHEVPVTWEDA; from the coding sequence GTGACTGCTCCCGCCCTGCAGACCACCCGACGCTGCCCGTATGCGCCCCCGGACGAGCACACCCGCATCCGGGACACCGGATCCGGAATCTCCCGACTCACTCTGCCCAGCGGCCAGGTCGCCTGGGCGCTGAGCCGGCTCGAACACATCCGCGCCATGCTCACCGATCCGCGGTTCAGCTCGGACCGTCAGCATCCGAACTTCCCCCGGTTCACCCGCGAGCAACCCGGCTTCGACCTCATGCGCCCATCGATCATCCAGCTGGACCCGCCCCAGCACGGTCCCGCCCGCAAGGCCGTGGTCGGCGAGTTCACCGTGCGTCGCATGGCCGCCCTGCGCCCCCGCATCCAGCAGATCGTCGACGACCACATCGACGCCATGCTGGCGGGTCCGCGTCCCGCCGACCTCGTACCGGCCCTCGCTCTGCCGGTGCCGTCGCTGGTCATCTGCGAGCAGCTCGGCGTTCCGTACCGTGACCACGAGTTCTTCCAGAGCCACAGTTCGGCCCTGCTGAGCCGCGCCGTCACGGCCGAGTACCGGCGGCAGGCGGCCACGGAGCTGCGCGACTATCTCAAAGACCTGATCGCCGAGAAGGCCGCCGACCCGCCCGACGACCTGCTGGGCCGTCAGCTCGCCCAGGGCAACGACCCCGAGGACGTGCTGTCGCTGGCCTTCCTGCTGCTGATCGCCGGCCACGAGACCACCGCCAACATGATCTCGCTCGGCGTGGTGACACTGCTGGAGCGCCCGGCGGACCTGGCGGCACTGCGCGAGGACCCGGCGCGTACGCTCCCCGCGATCGAGGAGTTGCTGCGGGTCTACACCATCGCCGAGTTCGCCAACTCCCGCGTCGCGGTCGAGGACGTACCGATCGGCGGCGTGACCATCCGGGCCGGCGACCCCGTCCTGGCCCTGAGCAACGCCGCCAACCACGATCCCTCGGCCTTCGACGAGGCCGAAGAGATCAAGCTCGACCGGGGCGCCCGCAACCACGTCGCCTTCGGCTTCGGCATCCACCAGTGCCTGGGCCAGAACCTGGCTCGCATGGAGTTGCAGATCGTCTTCGACACCCTCCTGCGCCGGATCCCGACGCTGCGGCTCGCCCAACCCGCCGACCGGCTGCCCTACAAGGACGACGCCTTCATCTACGGCATCCACGAGGTGCCGGTGACCTGGGAGGACGCATGA
- a CDS encoding response regulator transcription factor, which translates to MTHQVLVVDDDPTVSDVVRRYLEQDGCHVRLAADGLSALAAVDAQRPDLVVLDLMLGGLDGLEVCRRLQHDQPGLPVVMLTALGEESDRVLGLEVGADDYVTKPFSPRELTLRVRSVLRRTAPAAAPAPALLRDGDLVADTGRRTAHRAGQPLALTVREFDLLEFLLRHPAQAFSRAQLLDRVWGWQFGDQSTVTVHVRRLREKVEADPARPARLVTVWGVGYRWEPAADA; encoded by the coding sequence GTGACCCACCAGGTGCTGGTCGTCGACGACGACCCGACGGTCAGCGACGTCGTGCGCCGCTACCTCGAACAGGACGGCTGCCACGTGCGACTGGCCGCCGACGGACTGTCCGCGCTCGCCGCCGTCGACGCCCAACGCCCCGATCTGGTCGTGCTCGACCTGATGCTCGGCGGCCTCGACGGCCTCGAAGTGTGCCGCCGCCTGCAGCATGACCAGCCCGGACTCCCGGTCGTCATGCTCACCGCGCTCGGCGAGGAGAGCGACCGGGTGCTCGGCCTCGAGGTCGGCGCCGACGACTACGTGACCAAACCGTTCAGCCCGCGCGAACTCACCCTGCGGGTCCGGTCGGTGCTGCGCCGCACCGCCCCGGCCGCCGCCCCGGCCCCGGCCCTGCTGCGCGACGGCGACCTGGTGGCCGACACCGGCCGGCGCACCGCGCACCGCGCCGGGCAGCCGCTCGCGCTCACCGTCCGCGAATTCGACCTGCTCGAATTCCTGCTGCGCCACCCGGCCCAGGCGTTCTCCCGGGCGCAACTGCTCGACCGGGTGTGGGGCTGGCAGTTCGGCGACCAGTCCACGGTCACCGTGCACGTCCGGCGGCTCCGGGAGAAGGTCGAAGCCGACCCGGCCCGCCCGGCGCGGCTGGTCACCGTGTGGGGCGTCGGCTACCGCTGGGAGCCGGCCGCCGATGCGTGA
- a CDS encoding iron-containing redox enzyme family protein, with product MKLPSPRGSLSSALIDTLGGVTRDLTAEPDSDEDLQLSLFVCYELAYRGWDGVDDAWEHDPDLLRLRTDLESRYADTLHALVGAPEPADPSTVPAQLAAIVAADDGPSLSGYLRGRATREQFREFVVHRSIYHLREADPHSWAIPRLGGRAKAALIEIQLDEYGGGVTGRMHQELFKQTMSWFGLDLGYHAYLDAVPAATLAVNNLMSYFGLHRARRGAVLGHLAAYEMTSSLPNRSYGNGLRRLGGDPAATAFYDEHVEADAVHEQIAAHDMCGTFALAEPELAGQVLWGARCALAVDNLWATAVLDAWAAGHTSLRE from the coding sequence ATGAAACTGCCGTCCCCACGCGGATCCCTGTCCAGCGCCCTGATCGACACCCTCGGCGGCGTCACCCGGGACCTGACCGCCGAACCGGACAGCGACGAGGACCTGCAGCTGTCGCTGTTCGTCTGCTACGAGCTCGCCTACCGCGGCTGGGACGGCGTCGACGACGCCTGGGAGCACGACCCGGACCTGCTCCGGCTGCGCACCGATCTGGAGAGCCGCTACGCGGACACCCTGCACGCCCTGGTCGGCGCCCCGGAACCGGCCGACCCGTCGACGGTTCCGGCGCAGCTGGCGGCGATCGTCGCGGCCGACGACGGCCCGTCGCTCTCCGGCTATCTGCGCGGCCGGGCCACCCGCGAGCAGTTCCGCGAGTTCGTCGTGCACCGCTCGATCTACCACCTGCGGGAGGCGGACCCGCACAGCTGGGCGATCCCGCGGCTGGGCGGCCGGGCCAAGGCGGCGCTGATCGAGATCCAGCTCGACGAGTACGGCGGCGGCGTCACCGGCCGGATGCACCAGGAGCTGTTCAAGCAGACGATGAGCTGGTTCGGCCTGGACCTGGGCTACCACGCCTACCTGGACGCGGTGCCGGCCGCGACGCTCGCGGTGAACAATCTGATGTCGTATTTCGGCCTGCACCGGGCCCGCCGCGGCGCGGTCCTCGGCCACCTGGCCGCCTACGAGATGACCTCGTCGCTGCCGAACCGGTCGTACGGCAACGGCCTGCGCCGGCTGGGCGGCGACCCGGCCGCGACCGCCTTCTACGACGAGCACGTGGAAGCGGACGCGGTGCACGAGCAGATCGCCGCCCACGACATGTGCGGCACGTTCGCCCTGGCCGAGCCGGAGCTGGCCGGGCAGGTGCTGTGGGGCGCCCGCTGCGCGCTGGCCGTCGACAACCTCTGGGCCACCGCGGTGCTCGACGCCTGGGCGGCGGGCCACACCTCGCTGCGCGAGTGA
- a CDS encoding SDR family oxidoreductase, with protein sequence MTFAVVTGASSGIGYELARQLAEHGYDLLIIAEDEGIEEAAADLRRDGRNQVTAVRADLADRAGVAQAWAAVEATGRDVEVLALNAGRGIGGEFVGGTELADELNVIDVNVTSTVHLAKLALPGMVARGSGRVLFTSSIASMMPGTYQAVYNASKSFVQSFAEAVRAELKDTGVTVTALMPGPTETNFFHRAEMDDTRVGSSPKDDPAQVAEQGIRALLEGREKVNAGSLKTRAQAVASKVMPDSAKAEMHRRMAEPGSGS encoded by the coding sequence ATGACTTTCGCAGTGGTGACCGGAGCGTCCAGTGGAATCGGCTACGAACTGGCCCGGCAACTCGCCGAACACGGCTACGACCTGCTGATCATCGCCGAGGATGAGGGCATCGAGGAGGCCGCGGCCGACCTGCGCCGGGACGGGCGTAACCAGGTCACCGCGGTCCGCGCCGACCTTGCCGACCGGGCCGGCGTGGCGCAGGCGTGGGCGGCGGTCGAGGCGACCGGCCGGGACGTCGAGGTGCTGGCCCTCAACGCCGGCCGGGGCATCGGCGGAGAGTTCGTCGGCGGCACCGAGCTGGCCGATGAGCTGAACGTGATCGACGTGAACGTCACCTCCACCGTGCACCTGGCCAAACTGGCACTGCCCGGGATGGTCGCCCGCGGCTCCGGCCGGGTGCTGTTCACCTCGTCGATCGCGTCCATGATGCCGGGCACCTACCAGGCGGTGTACAACGCGTCGAAGTCGTTCGTGCAGTCGTTCGCCGAGGCGGTGCGCGCCGAACTCAAGGACACCGGGGTGACGGTCACCGCGCTGATGCCCGGGCCGACCGAGACAAACTTCTTCCACCGGGCCGAGATGGACGACACCCGGGTCGGATCCAGCCCGAAGGACGACCCGGCACAGGTCGCCGAACAGGGCATCCGGGCGCTGCTGGAGGGTCGGGAGAAGGTGAACGCCGGCTCGCTGAAGACCCGGGCGCAGGCGGTGGCCAGCAAGGTGATGCCGGACAGCGCCAAGGCCGAGATGCACCGGCGGATGGCCGAGCCGGGCTCCGGATCGTGA
- a CDS encoding glutamate--cysteine ligase → MVRTVGVEEEFLLLDPATGVNLPVAGRVVAALPESLRRRSRREFRPSMLEMVSDVCVEADDLARQLAQNRGAAGAAAATAGVLLVAVGASPVAEPDREPDDDPRFRAITDFYGPVARDPALCGCHVHVGVDDPEHAVEVCNRLRPDLPLIQALSANSPLCEGADTGYASWRSVQLRRWPALGPWPHAGSVAEVEETVAALVAAGEMMDASMELWWARPSRTFPTVEVRVADVGPAPADAVLLAMLVRGLVETSTEGPMVSDLLLTAAHGNAARSGMGGTLLCLRTGRARPAWDLVGEMVDRIAPALRKAGDLDAVVAGLDRIRREGTGADRQRRLLAAPGTTIPAMLRAFSVSPGDRPATA, encoded by the coding sequence ATGGTGAGGACGGTCGGGGTCGAGGAGGAGTTCCTCCTGCTCGACCCGGCCACCGGGGTCAACCTGCCGGTGGCCGGTCGGGTGGTGGCCGCGCTGCCGGAGTCGCTGCGTCGGCGCAGCCGCCGCGAATTCCGGCCCAGCATGCTGGAGATGGTCTCGGACGTCTGCGTCGAGGCCGACGACCTGGCCCGGCAACTGGCCCAGAACCGGGGCGCGGCCGGCGCGGCGGCCGCCACCGCGGGGGTCCTGCTGGTCGCGGTCGGCGCCAGCCCGGTCGCCGAGCCGGACCGGGAACCGGACGACGACCCGCGGTTCCGGGCGATCACCGACTTCTACGGCCCGGTCGCCCGGGACCCGGCGCTGTGCGGCTGCCACGTGCACGTCGGCGTCGACGATCCGGAGCACGCCGTCGAGGTGTGCAACCGACTGCGCCCCGACCTGCCGCTGATCCAGGCCCTGTCGGCGAACTCGCCGCTCTGTGAGGGAGCCGACACCGGGTACGCCAGCTGGCGCAGCGTCCAGTTGCGGCGCTGGCCGGCACTCGGCCCGTGGCCGCACGCGGGGTCGGTAGCGGAGGTCGAGGAGACGGTGGCGGCGCTGGTCGCGGCCGGCGAGATGATGGACGCCAGCATGGAGCTGTGGTGGGCACGGCCGTCCCGGACGTTTCCGACGGTCGAGGTGCGGGTGGCGGACGTGGGCCCGGCACCGGCCGACGCGGTGCTGCTCGCCATGCTGGTCCGCGGGCTGGTGGAGACGTCCACCGAGGGGCCGATGGTCAGCGATCTGCTGCTGACCGCGGCGCACGGGAACGCGGCGCGCAGCGGGATGGGAGGCACGCTGCTCTGTCTGCGCACCGGGCGGGCGCGCCCGGCGTGGGACCTGGTGGGCGAGATGGTGGACCGGATCGCGCCGGCCCTGCGCAAGGCGGGGGATCTCGACGCGGTCGTCGCCGGGCTGGACCGGATCCGGCGTGAGGGGACCGGGGCGGACCGGCAACGGCGTCTGCTCGCGGCACCGGGCACGACGATCCCGGCGATGCTGCGGGCGTTCAGCGTGTCGCCCGGAGACCGTCCGGCGACGGCCTGA